In one window of Archocentrus centrarchus isolate MPI-CPG fArcCen1 chromosome 11, fArcCen1, whole genome shotgun sequence DNA:
- the LOC115788442 gene encoding receptor-transporting protein 3-like: MYQTIEIYSLGSVLVDAHLQRAGDSGLGCGDPWALSFSYKQTDKLSKKDIKRGLKVFFHCAYANFQCASCRRIWPSVRVVLLFRYRLRGGKGTVIMRPFGQACRRCQDDNFHLPGFYKDEVKQALLRLFTEIRKNCYGEEDDSGESSGLGTTKVRSKPHEKTLCEACHMGFCSQDDQDDK, translated from the exons ATGTATCAGACCATCGAGATATACAG CCTGGGCTCCGTCCTTGTGGATGCACACCTTCAACGAGCTGGTGACAGTGGGCTGGGCTGTGGAGACCCATGGGCACTCAGCTTCAGCTACAAACAGACGGACAAATTATCTAAGAAGGACATTAAGAGAGGCTTGAAGGTCTTCTTCCACTGCGCCTATGCAAA TTTCCAGTGTGCATCCTGCAGAAGGATCTGGCCTTCGGTACGTGTGGTGCTTTTGTTCCGTTATCGGCTGAGAGGCGGTAAGGGCACGGTGATCATGCGGCCCTTCGGACAAGCATGTCGGCGATGCCAAGATGACAATTTTCATCTCCCCGGTTTTTACAAGGACGAAGTGAAACAAGCTCTGCTCAGACTGTTTACTGAAATCCGGAAGAACTGCTATGGGGAGGAGGACGACAGTGGAGAGAGCTCGGGCTTGGGCACTACAAAAGTGAGGTCCAAACCCCATGAAAAGACCCTGTGTGAGGCTTGCCATATGGGCTTTTGCTCTCAGGATGATCAGGATGataagtag